One Nostoc punctiforme PCC 73102 DNA window includes the following coding sequences:
- a CDS encoding DUF2470 domain-containing protein: protein MSKDFSAEISSRICQHMNDDHADAIVLYAKTFGGVTDAIAAKMLSIDAQGMDLTAQANGETVPVRIQFDRVLADAEDAHQTLIAMVKQARVNAK from the coding sequence ATGTCTAAAGATTTTTCTGCTGAGATTAGTTCGCGCATCTGCCAGCACATGAATGACGATCATGCTGATGCCATAGTTCTTTATGCTAAAACTTTTGGTGGTGTAACAGATGCGATCGCAGCAAAAATGTTGTCAATTGATGCACAAGGTATGGATTTGACAGCGCAAGCCAATGGAGAAACTGTACCAGTTCGCATTCAGTTCGATCGTGTTTTAGCTGATGCAGAAGATGCTCATCAAACTCTCATTGCGATGGTGAAGCAGGCGCGGGTAAACGCAAAGTAG